A segment of the Candidatus Cloacimonadota bacterium genome:
AAGGCAGCATCGGATCATCTGGTACGGGCCTGGCAACGCACCTTCGGCCTGCCGGTGAGTATCTCTAATTGCTCCAATAACTATGGACCCTATCAGTTTCCCGAGAAGCTGATCCCGCTGATGATCCTCAATTGCCTGGCGCATAAGCTTTTGCCCGTCTATGGGAAGGGCTTGAATGTACGCGATTGGTTGTATGTAACGGATCACTGTGAAGCCATTAGCTGCGTGATTGAGCACGGTAAGGTGGGTGAAACCTATAACATCGGCGGACACAACGAGATCCGCAATATCGATATCGTGAATACCATCTGCGAGCTCCTGGACGAAATGCAGCCTTCAAGCAAGCTGAAGTCATACAAAGAACTGATCACCTACGTGCAGGATCGCCCCGGTCATGATCTCCGCTATGCCATTGATGCCGACAAGATCAAACGCGACCTGGATTGGCTGCCCAAAGAAAACTTCCAGACGGGCATCCGCAAGACTATCCGCTGGTACCTCGATCATCAAGATTGGTGGCAGAATATCCAGAGCAATAAGTATCAGCAGGAGAGACTGGGTACTCTTTAGTTACTAGATTTTGTCCACAGATTTACACAGATTTACACAGATTACATTTATGGATGATCAGACCTTTCTCTACAAAGATGCATGCTATAAGATTATTGGAGCATGCATGGCAGTTCACAGGGAACTAGGTCACGGTTTTTTGGAACCAGTATATCAAGAAGCATTAGCGATTGAACTCGGTTTCCAGGGGATTCCTTTTGTCAAAGAACCAGAACTGAGCATCATGTATCGCGGAGTGGCGTTGAACAAGACTTACAAAGCAGACTTTGTGTGCTATGGTGTTATGATTTTGGAACTTAAGGCATTAAGTGCCATGACAACGATCATATGGCACAAGTTCTCAACTACCTGAAGGCTACAAACCTGAAGGTAGGGCTCCTCATTAACTTCGGGGAGTCAAGTTTAAGGCACACACGCCTAGTCCTTTAGGCATTTTAATCTGTGTCAATTTGTGTAAATCTGTGGATTATATCAAGACCGCATATGCCAGCTTGAAGGAATTTTTGTGTCAGTTAACTTTATGTCTCGATTTGGGATACATAACTGAAGCTGCGTACCAAACGACCAGAGAGAAGATCGATATAGTAGCTTACCAGCTAAACCAACTTAGGTCCGCAGTGTTGAACAAACCCTCTAAACCTTCTCAACTCCCTAAACAGCGAAGCGCTCAACCCTCTAAACCTTAATAAATGAATCCTGATAATTTGTGCTAATTAGTGGACAGAAAAAAAACAGAAATCTGATAAATGGAACTGTAATTGAGTATAAAGAATAAAACCATCTCCGGCCTTAAATGGAGTATGGCTGATAATATCAGCAATCAAATAGTTCAATTCATAGTGGGTCTTGTATTAGCCCGCCTTTTGAGCCCATCTGAGTATGGCATTATTGGAATCGTTTTGGTGTTTATTGCTATATCCGAAACTTTTGTGCAAAGCGGATTAGGGTCAGCACTCATAAGAAAACAGAATTGTTCGGATATTGATTATAACACAATGTTTTATTCTAATGTTTGCCTAGGGATTGTATTTTTTAGTGTTCTTTACGCATCTTCAGGGTTTATAGCAAGATTCTATGATAATCCTCCGCTCAAACTATTGGTTCGGGTTATGGCCATTAACCTAATCATTAACTCCTTTGGTATGGTTGAAACAGCTATACTAATTAAGAACATTGATTTTAAGAGGCAAACCAAGATATCCCTTGTCTCTGGTATACTTTCGGGAGTAATGGGAATTTATTTTGCAGCCATTGGCTATGGGTATTGGAGCTTAGTGATTCGGACTATGTGTAAAAATATCATTACCGTTGTTATGCTACACTTATCTTCATCTTGGAAACCTAAACTGGCATATAGCATGAATTCATTTCGAGAGCTTTTTGGATTCGGCATAAAATTGCTTGGAGCGGCTTTGATCCATACTGTGTACCAGAACATTTATAAACTGGTAATTGGGAAGAGTTTTTCACCTGCTGAGCTAGGATACTTCTCTCGTGCTCAGCAGTTTGAGC
Coding sequences within it:
- a CDS encoding four helix bundle protein, producing MDYIKTAYASLKEFLCQLTLCLDLGYITEAAYQTTREKIDIVAYQLNQLRSAVLNKPSKPSQLPKQRSAQPSKP
- the rfbB gene encoding dTDP-glucose 4,6-dehydratase, with translation VNFAAESHVDRSIDGPLEFVNTNVLGTAVLLQNALEHFRGLDDAGKKAFRFHHVSTDEVYGSLGDEGMFTEDTPYDPSSPYSASKAASDHLVRAWQRTFGLPVSISNCSNNYGPYQFPEKLIPLMILNCLAHKLLPVYGKGLNVRDWLYVTDHCEAISCVIEHGKVGETYNIGGHNEIRNIDIVNTICELLDEMQPSSKLKSYKELITYVQDRPGHDLRYAIDADKIKRDLDWLPKENFQTGIRKTIRWYLDHQDWWQNIQSNKYQQERLGTL
- a CDS encoding lipopolysaccharide biosynthesis protein, with amino-acid sequence MSIKNKTISGLKWSMADNISNQIVQFIVGLVLARLLSPSEYGIIGIVLVFIAISETFVQSGLGSALIRKQNCSDIDYNTMFYSNVCLGIVFFSVLYASSGFIARFYDNPPLKLLVRVMAINLIINSFGMVETAILIKNIDFKRQTKISLVSGILSGVMGIYFAAIGYGYWSLVIRTMCKNIITVVMLHLSSSWKPKLAYSMNSFRELFGFGIKLLGAALIHTVYQNIYKLVIGKSFSPAELGYFSRAQQFEQLPSSSLQLTTQRVTYPVLSNMTNDLVALKRVYKKMIKLTFYLTCIIMLAMIVNAREIILILIGQQWTPAIPYLQIVCLSGMLYPLHSLNLNMLNALGRSDLYLKLEIYKKILVVPVIIIGVKYGMIILLLGMLVNSCISYLLNSMFSSKLLQYSTMEQIRDVSQTFAYVVVVFVITYFVGMILPESLLLSLFIKSGVIILCLVSEGYLFKKPEFMELKELGIEQFKHHIAPLLHKK